A stretch of Prosthecodimorpha staleyi DNA encodes these proteins:
- a CDS encoding ABC transporter ATP-binding protein, translated as MTPALDIDAISAGYGEAVVLRDIALSVAPGEILAVLGKNGTGKSTLLKSIMGYLPKLAGRIAIGGADVTREAPHRIARRGVAYVAQEKSLFQDLSVEENIRLALASDRNWPKARAAVERSFPFLLERIRQRAGTLSGGEQKMLLMARSLAADPKLLLVDEITEGLQPSVIERLGGVLRAERGRSATGILLVEQHIPFALAVADRFVVMDRGEIVDSGSAGAPGAAAEIARHLSL; from the coding sequence ATGACGCCCGCCCTCGACATCGACGCGATCTCGGCCGGCTACGGCGAGGCGGTCGTCCTCAGGGACATCGCCCTGTCTGTCGCGCCCGGCGAGATCCTGGCCGTGCTCGGCAAGAACGGCACCGGCAAGTCGACGCTCCTGAAGAGCATCATGGGCTACCTGCCCAAGCTCGCCGGCCGGATCGCGATCGGCGGCGCGGACGTGACGCGCGAGGCCCCGCATCGGATCGCGCGGCGCGGCGTCGCCTATGTGGCGCAGGAGAAGTCGCTGTTCCAGGACCTGTCGGTGGAGGAGAACATCCGCCTCGCGCTCGCCTCCGACCGTAACTGGCCGAAGGCCCGGGCGGCCGTCGAGCGCTCCTTCCCGTTCCTGCTCGAACGCATCCGCCAGCGGGCCGGCACGCTCAGCGGCGGCGAGCAGAAGATGCTCCTGATGGCTCGTTCTCTCGCCGCCGACCCGAAGCTCCTGCTGGTCGACGAGATCACGGAAGGCCTGCAGCCCTCGGTGATCGAACGGCTCGGCGGGGTGCTGCGCGCCGAGCGCGGCCGCAGCGCGACCGGCATCCTGCTGGTCGAGCAGCATATCCCCTTCGCGCTGGCGGTTGCCGACCGCTTCGTGGTGATGGATCGCGGCGAGATCGTCGATTCCGGTTCGGCCGGCGCCCCCGGCGCGGCGGCCGAGATCGCGCGCCATCTGAGCCTGTGA
- a CDS encoding 2-isopropylmalate synthase, producing the protein MTAENRTADAVSAPARDRVIIFDTTLRDGEQSAGASMTYEEKLQVAELLDAMGVDIIEAGFPIASIGDFEAVSEIARNTQNAVIAGLARAIPADIARCGEAVRHAKRPRIHTFVSTSPIHLKYQMNKSLDQVIDIINATVAQARGLVEDVEWSAMDATRTPIDDLCRCVEAAIRCGATTINLPDTVGYATPEEYEAMFRQVIERVPGADKAIFSAHCHDDLGLATANSLAALRGGARQIECTVNGLGERAGNASLEEVVMAIRTRADRLPYVTGVKTPMLVQASRLVSAVSGFAVQYNKAIVGKNAFAHESGIHQDGMLKNNETYEIMRPEDVGVRATNLVMGKHSGRHAFKEKMKELGFELGDNAFEDAFRRFKDLADRKKHVYDEDIEALVEDEISSAGESVKVMALTVIAGTGGPQKAIITMDVNGTHVTKEANGTGPVDATFNAITSIWPHQAKLSLYQVHAVTEGTDAQAEVSVRLEENGRIATGRGADVDTLVASAKAYVSALNKLTVRRQSPIVNVAGAEPIRIGERV; encoded by the coding sequence ATGACCGCCGAGAACCGCACCGCCGACGCCGTATCCGCCCCCGCCCGGGACCGGGTCATCATCTTCGACACCACGCTGCGTGACGGCGAGCAGTCGGCCGGCGCCTCGATGACCTACGAGGAGAAGCTGCAGGTCGCCGAACTGCTCGACGCGATGGGCGTCGATATCATCGAGGCCGGCTTCCCGATCGCCTCGATCGGCGACTTCGAGGCGGTCAGCGAGATCGCCCGCAACACCCAGAACGCGGTCATCGCCGGTCTCGCCCGCGCCATCCCGGCCGATATCGCCCGCTGCGGCGAGGCCGTGCGCCACGCCAAACGCCCGCGCATCCACACCTTCGTGTCGACCTCGCCGATCCATCTGAAGTACCAGATGAATAAGTCGCTCGATCAGGTGATCGACATCATCAACGCCACCGTCGCCCAGGCGCGCGGCTTGGTCGAGGATGTCGAGTGGTCGGCGATGGATGCCACCCGCACCCCGATCGACGATCTCTGCCGCTGCGTCGAGGCGGCCATCCGCTGCGGCGCGACCACCATCAACCTGCCCGACACGGTCGGCTATGCCACGCCCGAGGAATACGAGGCGATGTTCCGGCAGGTGATCGAGCGCGTGCCGGGCGCCGACAAGGCGATCTTCTCGGCCCATTGCCACGACGATCTCGGCTTGGCCACCGCCAACTCGCTGGCCGCCCTGCGCGGCGGCGCGCGGCAGATCGAATGCACCGTCAACGGCCTCGGCGAGCGCGCCGGCAATGCGTCGCTGGAGGAGGTCGTCATGGCCATCCGCACCCGCGCCGACCGGCTGCCCTATGTCACCGGCGTCAAGACGCCGATGCTGGTGCAGGCCTCGCGGCTGGTCTCGGCCGTCTCCGGTTTCGCCGTGCAGTACAACAAGGCGATCGTCGGCAAGAACGCCTTCGCGCATGAGAGCGGCATCCACCAGGACGGCATGCTCAAGAACAACGAGACCTACGAGATCATGCGTCCCGAGGATGTCGGCGTGCGCGCGACTAACCTGGTCATGGGCAAGCATTCCGGCCGCCATGCCTTCAAGGAGAAGATGAAGGAGCTCGGTTTCGAACTGGGCGACAACGCCTTCGAGGACGCCTTCCGCCGTTTCAAGGACCTGGCCGACCGCAAAAAGCATGTCTACGACGAAGACATCGAGGCGCTGGTCGAGGACGAGATCTCCAGCGCTGGCGAATCCGTCAAGGTGATGGCGCTGACCGTCATCGCCGGCACCGGCGGGCCGCAGAAGGCGATCATCACGATGGACGTGAACGGCACCCACGTCACCAAGGAGGCCAACGGCACCGGCCCGGTCGACGCCACCTTCAACGCCATCACGTCGATCTGGCCGCACCAGGCCAAGCTGTCGCTCTACCAGGTCCATGCGGTCACCGAGGGCACCGACGCCCAGGCGGAGGTTTCCGTGCGCCTGGAGGAGAACGGCCGCATCGCCACCGGCCGCGGCGCGGATGTCGACACGCTGGTCGCCTCGGCCAAGGCCTATGTGTCGGCCCTCAACAAGTTGACCGTGCGCCGGCAGTCGCCGATCGTCAACGTCGCCGGCGCCGAGCCGATCCGGATCGGCGAGCGGGTCTGA
- a CDS encoding DUF1028 domain-containing protein, whose product MELNTFSIVARCAATGHLGVAVATAVPAVGSMCPFTMAATGAVSTQSWVNPYLALAVLDRLANGEEAEAALAAVLAEDEAADLRQIGVVDGAGRASAWTGSACTPWAGQIVGTDFAVQGNMLTGPEVIDAMAAAFRYSAAEPLDERLIRALEAGDAAGGDRRGKQSAALRVHGAEAYPLLDIRADEHAHPVGELRRILGIARLQLMPFVAHMPKRGQPAGPQPAEVTDVLALAPPDRPGGGGAYPAR is encoded by the coding sequence ATGGAACTGAACACCTTCTCGATCGTCGCGCGCTGCGCGGCGACCGGCCATCTCGGCGTCGCGGTCGCCACCGCCGTGCCGGCGGTCGGGTCGATGTGCCCGTTCACGATGGCCGCCACCGGCGCGGTCTCGACCCAGTCCTGGGTCAATCCCTATCTGGCGCTGGCCGTGCTCGACCGGCTCGCGAATGGCGAGGAAGCCGAAGCCGCCCTCGCGGCGGTGCTGGCCGAAGACGAGGCGGCGGACCTGCGCCAGATCGGCGTGGTCGACGGAGCCGGACGCGCGAGCGCCTGGACCGGAAGCGCCTGCACGCCCTGGGCCGGGCAGATCGTCGGCACGGATTTCGCCGTCCAGGGCAACATGCTGACGGGACCGGAGGTGATCGACGCCATGGCGGCGGCCTTCCGGTACTCGGCCGCGGAGCCGCTCGACGAGCGGCTGATACGTGCGCTGGAGGCGGGCGATGCGGCCGGCGGCGACCGGCGCGGAAAGCAGTCGGCTGCGCTCAGGGTCCACGGCGCCGAGGCCTATCCGCTGCTCGACATCCGCGCCGACGAACACGCGCACCCGGTCGGCGAACTGCGCCGCATCCTCGGCATCGCGCGCCTGCAACTGATGCCCTTCGTCGCCCACATGCCGAAGCGCGGCCAGCCGGCCGGCCCGCAGCCGGCCGAAGTCACCGACGTGCTGGCCCTCGCCCCACCGGACCGCCCCGGTGGCGGCGGTGCCTATCCGGCGCGCTGA
- a CDS encoding dTDP-4-dehydrorhamnose 3,5-epimerase family protein — translation MALEFVQDAPRPIGRSARVTEGVSIDGVVIERLEPNADGRGRLIELITTRDGLAEPIVHVYQVVAEAGSRRGWVYHKWQFDRLAFTLGRFEIHLVDIRDGSPTRGARMVIEAGEANPIRLRIPPHVAHAVINTGPTTCFINMPTQVYDPDNPDKFRYSGDLDDLATVPAA, via the coding sequence GCTTTGGAATTCGTACAGGACGCCCCGCGCCCGATCGGCCGGTCGGCGCGGGTGACGGAAGGCGTGTCGATCGACGGCGTCGTGATCGAGCGGCTGGAGCCGAATGCGGACGGCCGCGGCCGGCTGATCGAACTGATCACCACCCGCGACGGGCTGGCCGAACCGATCGTGCACGTCTATCAGGTCGTTGCCGAAGCGGGCAGCCGGCGCGGCTGGGTCTATCACAAATGGCAGTTCGACCGGCTCGCCTTCACGCTTGGCCGCTTCGAGATCCATCTGGTCGATATCCGCGACGGCTCGCCGACCCGTGGTGCGCGCATGGTGATCGAGGCCGGCGAGGCCAATCCGATCCGCCTGCGCATTCCGCCCCATGTCGCCCATGCGGTCATCAACACGGGGCCGACGACCTGCTTCATCAACATGCCGACCCAAGTCTACGACCCCGACAACCCGGACAAGTTCCGCTATTCGGGCGATCTGGACGATCTCGCCACCGTCCCGGCGGCCTGA
- a CDS encoding branched-chain amino acid ABC transporter ATP-binding protein/permease, which produces MAALAIAAFAGASQVLDTYSMNVLVRSLLYAVVALTVDILWGYLGILTFGQSTFFGIGAYAAGLVFMHLGFSPGTAALALVAGIVIAVVVAAVVAWLAFWHGASELYASVITLVLPIVATQVIFSGGTWTGSSSGLSGFETFDLSIEAWFVLAGSLLAVATAAAWVVMASDAGRLIVAIRENEQRCKYLGIGTARLKSLAFLVSAAIAAIAGYVFAGYAAVVAPELVGFVFGTELVIWVALGGRGTLLGPVIGTVLVDYESAQLSGDYPFVWKLIIGLVFVAVIVALPRGFLPILGDGLKRLGRLAGLGRTTTARTATIVAAARRTAAAAADDSPAIRIRGVAKHFGSLPVLRGIDFEARAGELVSLVGPNGAGKTTLMRCIADGSERSGGTIEIGGVSIGRLPPERCVALGIGRKFQMANVFDSLTVAECLQIARTRIDRPSLVRRSTELALPGPAARVVATTGLDQRLATPARLLSHGQKQALELAMVLALEPKVLLLDEPTAGLSKAERMLIGGILTDLATQERLCILLVEHDLDFVREISSRVVVLHQGRLVLDGTVEEVVGSETVKQIYAGAGHHGAPAEAAR; this is translated from the coding sequence ATGGCCGCGCTGGCCATCGCCGCCTTCGCGGGCGCGAGCCAGGTGCTCGACACCTATTCGATGAACGTGCTCGTGCGCTCGCTGCTCTATGCGGTCGTCGCGCTCACCGTCGACATCCTGTGGGGCTATCTCGGCATTCTGACCTTCGGCCAGTCGACCTTCTTCGGCATCGGCGCCTATGCGGCCGGACTGGTCTTCATGCATCTCGGCTTCTCGCCCGGCACGGCCGCCCTCGCCCTGGTGGCCGGCATCGTGATCGCCGTTGTGGTCGCCGCCGTCGTCGCCTGGCTCGCCTTCTGGCATGGCGCCAGCGAACTCTATGCCTCGGTCATCACCCTGGTGCTGCCGATCGTCGCCACGCAGGTGATCTTCTCCGGCGGCACCTGGACGGGATCGAGCAGCGGCCTGTCCGGCTTCGAGACCTTCGATCTCTCGATCGAGGCCTGGTTCGTCCTCGCCGGTTCGCTTCTGGCGGTGGCGACGGCGGCCGCCTGGGTGGTCATGGCGAGCGATGCCGGCAGGCTGATCGTCGCGATCCGCGAGAACGAACAGCGTTGCAAGTATCTCGGCATCGGCACGGCGCGGCTGAAGAGCCTCGCCTTCCTGGTCTCGGCCGCGATCGCCGCGATCGCCGGCTATGTCTTCGCCGGCTATGCCGCCGTCGTCGCGCCGGAACTGGTCGGCTTCGTCTTCGGCACCGAACTGGTCATTTGGGTCGCGCTCGGCGGCCGCGGCACCCTGCTCGGCCCGGTGATCGGCACCGTGCTGGTCGACTACGAGAGCGCGCAGCTGTCGGGCGACTATCCCTTCGTCTGGAAGCTGATCATCGGCCTCGTCTTCGTCGCCGTCATCGTCGCCCTGCCGCGCGGCTTCCTGCCGATCCTCGGCGACGGGCTGAAGCGGCTCGGCCGCCTGGCAGGGCTCGGCCGCACCACGACGGCCCGAACGGCCACCATCGTGGCGGCCGCCCGCCGCACCGCCGCCGCGGCCGCCGACGACAGCCCTGCCATCCGCATCCGGGGCGTGGCCAAGCATTTCGGCAGCCTGCCGGTGTTGCGCGGCATCGATTTCGAGGCGCGGGCCGGCGAACTGGTCAGCCTGGTCGGCCCGAACGGCGCCGGCAAGACCACGCTGATGCGCTGCATCGCGGACGGCTCGGAGCGCTCGGGCGGCACGATCGAGATCGGCGGCGTTTCGATCGGCCGGCTGCCGCCGGAGCGCTGCGTTGCGCTCGGCATCGGCCGCAAGTTCCAGATGGCCAATGTCTTCGACAGCCTGACGGTCGCCGAATGCCTGCAGATCGCCCGCACGCGCATCGACCGGCCGTCGCTGGTCAGGCGCTCGACCGAACTCGCCCTGCCCGGCCCGGCCGCACGCGTCGTCGCCACGACCGGCCTCGACCAGCGGCTCGCCACCCCGGCCCGGCTCCTGTCGCACGGCCAGAAGCAGGCGCTCGAACTCGCCATGGTGCTCGCACTTGAGCCGAAGGTCTTGCTGCTCGACGAGCCGACCGCCGGCCTCTCCAAGGCCGAGCGGATGCTGATCGGCGGCATCCTGACCGATCTCGCCACGCAAGAGCGGCTGTGCATCCTGCTGGTCGAGCACGATCTCGACTTCGTCCGCGAAATCTCCTCGCGCGTCGTCGTGCTGCACCAGGGCCGCCTCGTGCTCGACGGCACCGTCGAGGAGGTGGTCGGCTCGGAGACCGTCAAGCAGATCTATGCCGGCGCCGGCCATCACGGCGCCCCCGCGGAGGCCGCCCGATGA